In the genome of Urocitellus parryii isolate mUroPar1 chromosome 7, mUroPar1.hap1, whole genome shotgun sequence, the window ACAAAGCTGATCAAGTGAACACCAGCACTGTAAGTCATCCTAACACCATCAGGGCCTGGTTGGTATCAttgcacttattatttttttgctggtGTCATTGGGAAGTCCTGTGCAACCTTCCATCAAGTTTATGGGATTTTACTtggcttttgttttcttggtttttaacAAGTGTTTTGCTTATCTGTTTACCTTCTGGAGAACAATGTGCAAGGGGAAATGGAAGTCTTTGTTGAAGTTGCAGATGGACTCTGAGGTTTAGATAGAGATGTGAAAGGGGAGGATTCCCAGCTGCCCTCTGAGTTCTAGCCACTGCCACTCAACTAATGAAGAGCCGTGTGACCTCTGACAGCCTTTGGAAGCCTGTGACTTTTCTCATGTCATTTTAAGATGAGGAAGAGAAACTTCTTAATCAAATTTCCTGAGGAGGAGGTGCCCTGGGCTGCCTTGAACTTAATGTAACAATTAGTTTTTggaattattacaattattattatgccCTGGAATACCTGACCATGGGTGCCCACCCCACGCCAATCAAGTGTGTGGGCACCCACAGTGACTGTGCGTGGTTTCTGGAGATCTGCTTTCCCTGGCTTTATACAATTGTGTTTTATGCAGTTGATCCCTGTTGTAAGTACCatggatttattgatttttatgtgtaggATTAAATTGCTTAACTATACCATTATTTATGAATACCTTCTATTGTTGATGAATGTATATGTTGTCTTCAGTTTTTAGCAATTTCAAATAATGCTCCTATCTACATTTTTGTACTTGTGTCCTattagcatgatttttaaaaatgattgttattAATAATATACTGTCCATTAAAAAACAactggaagaaaggattttgaaagtttttaccatGAGGAAACAATTAGTGTTTAAGGGAATAAATTTTTGGCTTAATATGAATATTGCATAATGTATACATGTGTCCAACATTACGTAGCACCCCATTAATATgtgcatttttacattttttgtaacAGTGCaagttaaattgaaattttaaaatcattgttaTTAAGTACATTACACTAATTCAGATAGAACACTATAGTTTATGAtatgttttactattttttaaaaatttatttggtactggaggtGGAACctaaggacacttaaccactgagccacatatctagaactctatatattttatttagagacaggatctcactgagttgtttagggtcttgctaagttgaggctggctttgaactcacagtactcttgcctcagcctcccaagcccctgagattacaggcctgtgccaccacacctggcctatttattttatttttaattaactaattataaTTCTATAACTTGAAGTACAATGTGGGTTTCAATATTGATTTGTTGTATATCCTAAGATCAATAAGTGAATCCTCATCCAGTGAGAATggctatcttaaaaaaaaaaaaaaagaagtaacaagCCCTGGCAAGGCTGTAAATCACTCCCCTGTTGTAAATTacctgaagaaaaatatattaggagTGATTTCtatataagcatttttattttttataaatgaggGATTTGAGCACAGACTAACTCTCTTTAGGCAAGGAATGCATTGGAGTCTAAATCATTCGATACATAGTGACCATATTGGGTTAGTACAGTAACAAACACCATCTATTTCATTCTGAAGATATTTGCTGCAGGGGCTAGGCTACAAAGTAACCAGGACCTAGAGTAAGGATGGTGGAGTAGAAGGGAGTGTGTCAGCCAGGAACCCAGAGTGTTCCCTCTGCATCTGCTATCTGCTGTGTGCTCCCTGCTGAGCTGGGGAGGAGACTCTGCACTTCCAGGCCTCAGGGAGGTCACCATAGCAACCCTGGGAGTTCATGTCCTGCAGTGCTGCCAGAACTGCAAAAACAGTTTTCTGGGTGTGGGAACCCAGGGAAATCCCTGTTGCCTCCAGTTGCCACAGACTAtcttcagaaaggaagaaaacatgcagcttctttcttcctcccacccTAGAGAATACTCCCTGGGCTGCTACTCACAGTCTTATAGGAAACCAGGTGGCCAAGGAGACAGGATAAGCCATCTGCAAGGCTGAAGCCCTGCAGGTCAGGtggctgcagctcaggaggcagcctGACCAACAGACATTGTGGACCAAGGCTGTCACAAGACCTCCATGTCAGGGGAAATGATCAGCATTGTTCCAGAACATATACAGGAAAAAAGTTAAGAAGGATTTGGCTGCAAAATGCAAGAGAGTGGGCTTGCTTCTTTCTGCCTGTTTCATCCCAGCTGCTATGATGTAGTGTACACTCAACAGTTTGTAGTTTGAAGGCAAAGTATAATGTGAGTCTGGTGGGGGGGGCAGAGGTTGGgtaattgattaaaaattttcCACTAAATCGGTCGTATTTTCAGTATTCTATAATCTGCAGGCCGgtattgaaaataaaagcaaaaacatcaAAATTCAATGCAACACTAAAGCAAACAAGATGATCACTGAATGACAGGAAACAAGGAGCACAAACAGGGATTAAGAGAGTCAGGTGGAGCTGCTAGAAGGACCCCCCTGCGGGTCCCCACAGCACTGACAGGGGTGATGCTTTTGACACATCCATTGAACTCTGAGTATTAGTTTCCATATATGGGGAGATAACAATATATCACACAATTTTCTGGGAGATTAAATGAAGATACACACACTCAGGACAGTTTTTTCATACACTGAACAAGGACTAAGGCTGTGTCTTAACTGACTTAATACATTTCATCAATCAGACCTTATAGATAATGTGGGATTTGAGATGTTTAACATTGGTAAAGGTTTTGATTTTAACAAATACAGATATAGAATATAGATATAGAACAGTATGAGAATGATCCAGAACTGTGCCAGAGAGCTCTGTTGCTTCCTTAGCTCTAACTGCAATGTCCTCCACGTCCCAGAGGGATTTGTGAACAGGCAACTCCCATCCAATCTCTTGTGACTACCTATACCAGGGGTAATGTCACTCTCCTCTTCCTGGTGACTTAGCCAGGCCACACTCCCTGGCCATCTGGGTGAGGTACATCATTCTCTAAGGTGAGTTCAGATAAGCAGGTGGCACTGGGAACTCAGGGCCATTGCTGTGAGGGTCTTGCTCACCTGCTGTTGAAGTATGCTATTAGATCCTGACAGCATTTCCTCATTTTTCGCTATCAtctgtttttctgaagaaaagaaatgtgtttgCATCTTAAAACTTtcatgtagtatttttttaattgtaacatcttaagaaatgtatttttatttccaattatttagGGACATAAgagtatgtatttctttttaatgttttggatGGCAGTAGGATGCTGAATTAATTGTCCCAAGACTGAAATTTTGCAGAGGGAGAAGGACTATCTTTACTTCAAGTGGGGGTGACTCCGGGGGGAGGGGGTGTCACAGTAATGCTGGAAGCAATTCTCCTGAGCATGTTCGTGTTTCTCCAAGCACAAGGATGGTGGAGTGGACCAGATCTGGGATGTGGATGGCAGAGGGAACATGGTGCTTTCCTAGGGTGCGGAGGCAGCAGAGCACCCTAGGGTGGGATGTGGCCCTCTCTCAGGTCACTTGTGTGATGTTAGGCAGATGCCCTGAGATGCTGGATTGTCAGTCTGCAATAAGATGAGCAGGACCTCAGAGGCTCTGGAGAAGGTGGAGCACAGTCAGCAATCCCTGGATGCTGCTGGCTTGTAATGATGGCTGGGTGTTTTTCTACCAGTACTGTTAACAGTCCCCCAAGTTGAACAGGCACCAGGTTGTTCCCATGAAACTTAAGCAATTGCCTAGAGAAGAGTAAAAGTGAGCAGGCAAGACAGGCCCCAGGTGTGCTGCACACCACGTTCCCTGGTCCTCCTGGTGTCCTTGGGGGTTGTTACATGAGGCTCCAAGACAGTGGCAGAGATTGTCCCAGTGTGCCTCCCTCCCCTCActgcctcctctctccctccatcttttCAGCAAATGCTGTCCAGGTCTTCACACCGACTGATGGACTCCAGTCCTTGATTCACCTTGCCCACAGAGGTAAATGGGGCAGCAACTCTGTTTCCTCCACCGCGCTCAGACTTCATCTGCCAGCAGGGTGGGATTTGACAGAGAGGAAATCTACTACTCGTCTGTCATCGGTCTTCTGCAGTGTACTTCAGGTTTGTTGGATATTTATATTAAGCAACAAGTTCACTTGCAGTATTGCTTATTCCACGAGAATTTCAGAACTTTGGACATTGGGTGAGCTGAATGTCACAGTCAGTTTGGGGAATTATTACAAGATCATGAAATGTTCTTGAAACTTGTCATTGTTTTCCTGAAATGCCCCCATGCTAAAGTCTCCCCAGAATGAGGAGACGTTAGTTTCTTCATGTTGGTAAGGGCATCAAAATATAATACACACCATGTAGAAGTTGAAAATTTGAGAAGGTTtaatctctttaataaaaaaaaatgtggaagaagCCATTATTGATTTCCTCGAGAAAGGCCAGGTATATTTTATGTCCACCGCTGTTCCTAACTTTATTTTGTCACTATTTAAAAATCCCACCTTGAATCTCATTTAGGTATTTTCCCTGCTTGGACTGATAGTGACCTCCTGAAGTGCAGGCCAGGTTTACAAGCCCTTGATCTCCATCCAGCATCTACACGGAGGCAGCTGAGCATCAAGACAGAGTGGACAACAGTGAGCTGCCCCTGAGGCTTCCCCATTGTTCTACTAACTCTCTATTTCTCAGTTTCCATGATAATTGATTGTGGCAGTCGATAAAGCACATGATGTTGGAAAACAGTCAAAGCTTTTCTGATGAATAACCTCTAAATTCTATCCTTGTCCACCTGAGATTAAGTGCAAGTGGCAGAGCTTTAAGATGAACTTGGAGGAGTCTAGGCTATGCTGAAAAGAGATGAGTCTTTCCAGGAACCTGTGCTTAGCCAGGGCCTCACAATAAATATCTCAGATAGTTGTTTATATGTTCATGTGagtatattcataaaaatgtataaagtttATATAAGGTTATACAATATAAGATTTCATATGACATACAGaaattttcaaatccattttttaataaGCTGTATGCTTCATTTATTTGTGGATCATTTCCTTTCCTACTTTGAATACTAAATTCTTAAAGGTACACGTAGGTATTAAAATCAGGAAACTGAATTAGTGTATCTCACAATACCATAATGTTAACAGCCACCTTCAGGATAGCTTCATCAGAACAATTAGTatacacattaatattttaacagGATTGtgcctttgttctttttcaagtgGTAGTATTCTAAGAATTTTCACTGCTTTAATCTTCACCAAACGCAAAGCCAAATATTATTCTTGTGCTCCTTTTAGGCAGAGTAGACAGAGGATCAGAGGATCCAGGGAAGCTGGACCCATGTTGGATCCAGCTAGAGTCTGGGCCCCTCACCACACGCCCTTTGGAGGTCTAAGAACCTCAGGGTCCTGCCCAAGGGAAGTAAGGCTTACTTCATACAGCCAAGGGACCCTGAAGTGTGGCCCAATCCTGTGAGAAGAGGAGCCTCGAATGTTTGAAATAGATTTCCCCCAAATCATGTTTCCattactttctaaatatttcttatatgaaatatGCCTCTAACAGTTTTTAATGTAGTAGTTGGATCCTTAAACTGGGTGGTTTGGACATACTTTGCCCTTCCATAACAAGAACCCTTGGAATAATGACCTCACTTTCTGTCTTACACTATTTGTGTCACATGGGGCACAAATTTCTAATACTTGTTGATAACGATCACTACCAATAAGAAGTTCTTGACCCTGAACTGTGGCAATCTCGTGAGTTACCAATTCCTTTAATACTTGATGTTTTACAATTTGTTGAATCATAGGTCATTTCACCTCCTGGGATCTGCACCCCCTGGAACATCCTCTGGTTGGCACAATCAGGCTGGTGCCCACACGTGTGCTTGCTCACTAGGCATTCATTTCAGCCTTCTCCACGACATTACCCAAGCTTTTTTGGTGGTCCAGGTGGAACCTCATGGACATCACCACCTGGATGAACAATCACACAGGGTGGACAGATTTCATTCTGGTGGGCCTCTTCAGTCAATCCCAACATCCATCTCTGCTTTGTGTGGCCATCTTTGTGGTTTTCTTGATGGCCTTGTCTGGAAATGCTCTCCTAATCCTCCTGATACACTCCAATGTCCAGCtccacactcccatgtacttcttcATCAGCCAGCTGTCCCTCGTGGACATGATGTACATCTCCATCACTGTGCCCAAAGTGCTCCTGGACCAGATGCTGGATGTGAGTACCATCTCAGTCCCTGAATGTGGGATACAGATGTTCCTCTATGTGACACTAGGAGGCTCAGAACATTTCCTTCTGGCAGctatggcctatgaccgctacaTGGCCATCTGCCATCCTCTTCGTTACCCTATGCTCATGAACCACAGGGTGTGTCTCCTCCTGGTATCTGGCTGCTGGTTCCTAGGATCAGTGGATGGCTTCATGCTGACTTCTATCACCATGACCTTCCCATTCTGCAAATCCTGGAAGATCCatcacttcttctgtgaagtgcctgccGTGATGAAGCTCTCCTGCTCAGACACCTCGCTCTATGAGACACTCATGTACCTGTGCTGTGTCCTCATGCTCCTCATCCCGGTGACAGTCATTTCAGTATCTTATTCCTGCATCCTCCTCACCATCCACAGGATGAACtctgcagagggcaggaggaaggccctggccacctgctcctcacacATGATGGTGGTCATGATCTTCTATGGTGCTGCTGTCTACACCTACATGTTTCCCAGCTCCTACCACACCCCGCAGAAGGACATGGTGGTGTCCGTCTTTTACACCATACTCACACCTGTGCTGAACCCCTTAATCTACAGTTTTAGGAACAAAGATGTTACTGGGGCTCTGAGAAAAATGTTGAGCGTGGGACCTTTTTTTCGGGAAACAATAAAATAGGGAATTTTGGTACCAtggtttcttctccttctctccacaTCCGATGATCCAGATTTCCTTGCCTCGACACTCTCTGGACTCCTACGTCATGGTGTCTCATTCGTAAGCATCCTTTCAGGGATCAACTTCCTCTGTCCACTCCTTGTGCATTCAAAGTCCTTATGCAACTCCCCTGGATCCATGTTATATTTCTAAGTGGACAACCACTTTCTGTTTCATATTATTAGGAAACACATAGTGGATATTTAGAGGAAGTGGTCATGATGTGCTCTACTTATAAGGTGGAGAGAGATAAGGGAAGCGATGAAGCAAAAGGGGATTCTGTGTTAACATAGATGAGTCTAGATAAAGGCTGTGTgggaaataattctaaaatttatttatgccaatttttaaaaataatctcatttgtctgtttttgcttttgttgcttatGCTTTCAAGGTTCTACCCAAAAACTTATTGCATAGAATAATGTCATg includes:
- the LOC144255892 gene encoding olfactory receptor 2T29-like; translated protein: MDITTWMNNHTGWTDFILVGLFSQSQHPSLLCVAIFVVFLMALSGNALLILLIHSNVQLHTPMYFFISQLSLVDMMYISITVPKVLLDQMLDVSTISVPECGIQMFLYVTLGGSEHFLLAAMAYDRYMAICHPLRYPMLMNHRVCLLLVSGCWFLGSVDGFMLTSITMTFPFCKSWKIHHFFCEVPAVMKLSCSDTSLYETLMYLCCVLMLLIPVTVISVSYSCILLTIHRMNSAEGRRKALATCSSHMMVVMIFYGAAVYTYMFPSSYHTPQKDMVVSVFYTILTPVLNPLIYSFRNKDVTGALRKMLSVGPFFRETIK